In a genomic window of Rhinopithecus roxellana isolate Shanxi Qingling chromosome 2, ASM756505v1, whole genome shotgun sequence:
- the FGG gene encoding fibrinogen gamma chain isoform X2, which yields MSWSLHPRNLILYFYALLFLSSTCVAYVATRDNCCILDERFGSYCPTTCGIADFLSTYQTKVDKDLQSLEDILHQVENKTAEVKELIKAIQLSYNPDESSKPNTIDTATLKSRKMLEEIMKYEALILTHDASIRFLQEIYNTNNQKIGNLKQKVAQLEAQCQEPCKDTVQIHDTTGKDCQDIANKGAKQSGLYFIKPLKANQQFLVYCEIDGSGNGWTVLQKRLDGSVDFKKNWIQYKEGFGHLSPTGTTEFWLGNEKIHLISTQSAIPYALRVELEDWNGRTSTADYATFKVGPEADKYRLTYAYFAGGDAGDAFDGYDFGDDPSDKFFTSHNGMQFSTWDNDNDKFEGNCAEQDGSGWWMNKCHAGHLNGVYYQGGTYSKASTPNGYDNGIIWATWKSRWYSMKKTTMKIIPFNRLTIGEGQQHHLGGAKQAGDV from the exons ATGAGTTGGTCCTTGCACCCCCGGAATTTAATTCTCTACTTCTatgctcttttatttctctcttcaacATGTGTGGCA tatGTTGCTACCAGAGACAACTGCTGCATCTTAGATGAAAGATTC GGTAGTTATTGTCCAACTACCTGTGGCATTGCAGATTTCCTGTCTACTTATCAAACCAAAGTAGACAAGGATCTACAGTCTTTGGAAGACATCTTACATCAAgttgaaaacaaaacagcagaaGTCAAAGAGCTGATAAAAGCAATCCAACTCAGTTATAATCCTGATGAATCATCAAAACCAA ATACGATAGACACTGCTACTCTGAAGTCCAGGAAGATGTTAGAAGAAATTATGAAATATGAAGCATTGATTTTAACACATGACGCAAGTATTCG ATTTTTGCaggaaatatataatacaaataatcaAAAGATTGGTAACCTGAAACAGAAGGTGGCCCAGCTTGAAGCACAGTGCCAGGAACCTTGCAAAGACACAGTGCAAATCCATGATACCACTGGGAAAG ATTGTCAAGACATTGCCAATAAGGGAGCTAAACAGAGCGGGCTTTACTTTATCAAACCTCTGAAAGCTAACCAGCAATTCTTAGTCTACTGTGAAATTGATGGGTCTGGAAATGGATGGACTGTGTTACAGAAG AGACTTGATGGCAGTGTGGATTTCAAGAAAAACTGGATTCAATATAAGGAAGGATTTGGACATCTGTCTCCTACTGGCACAACAGAATTTTGGCTGGGAAATGAGAAGATTCATTTGATAAGCACACAGTCTGCCATCCCATATGCATTAAGAGTGGAACTGGAAGACTGGAATGGCAGAACCAG TACTGCAGACTATGCCACGTTCAAGGTGGGACCTGAAGCTGACAAGTACCGCCTAACGTATGCCTACTTCGCTGGTGGAGATGCTGGAGATGCCTTTGATGGCTATGATTTTGGCGACGATCCTAGCGACAAGTTTTTCACATCCCACAATGGCATGCAGTTCAGTACCTGGGACAATGACAATGATAAGTTTGAAGGCAACTGTGCTGAACAGGATGGATCTGGTTGGTGGATGAACAAGTGTCATGCTGGCCACCTCAATGGAGTTTATTACCAAg GTGGCACTTACTCAAAAGCATCTACTCCTAATGGTTATGATAATGGAATTATTTGGGCCACTTGGAAATCCCGGTGGTATTCCATGAAGAAAACCACTATGAAGATAATCCCATTCAACAGACTCACCATTGGAGAAGGACAGCAACACCACCTGGGAGGAGCCAAACAG GCTGGAGACGTTTAA
- the FGG gene encoding fibrinogen gamma chain isoform X1 — protein MSWSLHPRNLILYFYALLFLSSTCVAYVATRDNCCILDERFGSYCPTTCGIADFLSTYQTKVDKDLQSLEDILHQVENKTAEVKELIKAIQLSYNPDESSKPNTIDTATLKSRKMLEEIMKYEALILTHDASIRFLQEIYNTNNQKIGNLKQKVAQLEAQCQEPCKDTVQIHDTTGKDCQDIANKGAKQSGLYFIKPLKANQQFLVYCEIDGSGNGWTVLQKRLDGSVDFKKNWIQYKEGFGHLSPTGTTEFWLGNEKIHLISTQSAIPYALRVELEDWNGRTSTADYATFKVGPEADKYRLTYAYFAGGDAGDAFDGYDFGDDPSDKFFTSHNGMQFSTWDNDNDKFEGNCAEQDGSGWWMNKCHAGHLNGVYYQGGTYSKASTPNGYDNGIIWATWKSRWYSMKKTTMKIIPFNRLTIGEGQQHHLGGAKQVRPEHPVETEYDSFYTEDDS, from the exons ATGAGTTGGTCCTTGCACCCCCGGAATTTAATTCTCTACTTCTatgctcttttatttctctcttcaacATGTGTGGCA tatGTTGCTACCAGAGACAACTGCTGCATCTTAGATGAAAGATTC GGTAGTTATTGTCCAACTACCTGTGGCATTGCAGATTTCCTGTCTACTTATCAAACCAAAGTAGACAAGGATCTACAGTCTTTGGAAGACATCTTACATCAAgttgaaaacaaaacagcagaaGTCAAAGAGCTGATAAAAGCAATCCAACTCAGTTATAATCCTGATGAATCATCAAAACCAA ATACGATAGACACTGCTACTCTGAAGTCCAGGAAGATGTTAGAAGAAATTATGAAATATGAAGCATTGATTTTAACACATGACGCAAGTATTCG ATTTTTGCaggaaatatataatacaaataatcaAAAGATTGGTAACCTGAAACAGAAGGTGGCCCAGCTTGAAGCACAGTGCCAGGAACCTTGCAAAGACACAGTGCAAATCCATGATACCACTGGGAAAG ATTGTCAAGACATTGCCAATAAGGGAGCTAAACAGAGCGGGCTTTACTTTATCAAACCTCTGAAAGCTAACCAGCAATTCTTAGTCTACTGTGAAATTGATGGGTCTGGAAATGGATGGACTGTGTTACAGAAG AGACTTGATGGCAGTGTGGATTTCAAGAAAAACTGGATTCAATATAAGGAAGGATTTGGACATCTGTCTCCTACTGGCACAACAGAATTTTGGCTGGGAAATGAGAAGATTCATTTGATAAGCACACAGTCTGCCATCCCATATGCATTAAGAGTGGAACTGGAAGACTGGAATGGCAGAACCAG TACTGCAGACTATGCCACGTTCAAGGTGGGACCTGAAGCTGACAAGTACCGCCTAACGTATGCCTACTTCGCTGGTGGAGATGCTGGAGATGCCTTTGATGGCTATGATTTTGGCGACGATCCTAGCGACAAGTTTTTCACATCCCACAATGGCATGCAGTTCAGTACCTGGGACAATGACAATGATAAGTTTGAAGGCAACTGTGCTGAACAGGATGGATCTGGTTGGTGGATGAACAAGTGTCATGCTGGCCACCTCAATGGAGTTTATTACCAAg GTGGCACTTACTCAAAAGCATCTACTCCTAATGGTTATGATAATGGAATTATTTGGGCCACTTGGAAATCCCGGTGGTATTCCATGAAGAAAACCACTATGAAGATAATCCCATTCAACAGACTCACCATTGGAGAAGGACAGCAACACCACCTGGGAGGAGCCAAACAGGTCAGACCAGAGCACCCTGTGGAAACAGAATATGACTCATTTTACACTGAGGATGATTCGTAG